From Callospermophilus lateralis isolate mCalLat2 chromosome 5, mCalLat2.hap1, whole genome shotgun sequence, a single genomic window includes:
- the Il9 gene encoding interleukin-9: MLLGTILASTLLLCSVASQRCPTTAGIKDVDFLLQKLQEDWKCSCSANVTSCLCLPIPSDNCSTPCFQEGLSQMTNATQKTKFSQVFLRVKRSVAILKNNKCPFFSCEQPCNQTTPGNMETFLRSLLETFQKEKMTGVKGQL, translated from the exons ATGCTTCTGGGCACCATCCTCGCCTCCACCCTGCTCTTGTGCTCCGTGGCCAGCCAGAGGTGTCCCACCACGGCAGGAATCAAGGATGTTGACTTCCTCCTCCAGAAGCTGCAG GAAGACTGGAAATGCAGCTGCAGCGCCAAT GTAACCAGTTGTTTGTGTCTGCCCATCCCTTCT GACAACTGCAGCACGCCGTGCTTCCAGGAGGGGCTGTCCCAGATGACCAATGCCACACAGAAAACAAAATTCTCGCAGGTTTTCCTTCGGGTGAAAAGATCGGTTGCCATCCTAAAGAACAACAAGTGTCCG TTTTTTTCCTGTGAACAGCCATGCAACCAAACCACACCAGGCAACATGGAGACATTTCTGAGGAGTCTCCTGGAAACATTCCAGAAAGAGAAGATGACAGGGGTGAAAGGCCAACTgtga